Proteins from one Desulfonema limicola genomic window:
- a CDS encoding thioredoxin family protein has translation MDIAKFFKCLSIIVICLSFSCLDLSASETIKEQDINWQNYEAGMALGKNKSKKILINFYADWCTYCKKMDKDTYTNKSVISYINENFIPIKVNSDKNRKIAMNYRVTGLPSTWFVAETGENIGNRPGYIDAETMIPILKYIHTDSYKSMSFKDFMDKR, from the coding sequence ATGGATATTGCAAAATTTTTCAAATGTTTATCAATTATTGTAATTTGTTTAAGTTTTTCATGCTTAGACCTGTCTGCATCTGAAACAATAAAGGAACAAGATATAAACTGGCAGAATTATGAAGCCGGCATGGCTCTTGGTAAAAATAAAAGCAAAAAAATATTGATAAACTTTTATGCAGACTGGTGTACCTATTGTAAGAAAATGGATAAAGATACCTATACAAATAAATCTGTTATATCATATATTAATGAGAACTTTATTCCTATAAAAGTTAATTCTGATAAAAATAGAAAAATTGCCATGAATTACAGGGTTACCGGCCTTCCTTCAACCTGGTTTGTTGCTGAAACAGGTGAAAATATTGGAAACAGACCTGGATATATAGATGCTGAAACCATGATCCCTATTCTAAAATACATACATACAGACAGTTATAAAAGTATGAGCTTTAAGGATTTTATGGATAAAAGGTAA